The Scyliorhinus canicula chromosome 11, sScyCan1.1, whole genome shotgun sequence genome contains a region encoding:
- the LOC119973183 gene encoding E3 SUMO-protein ligase ZBED1-like isoform X1 produces MEGDGDIVHCGSSFIKTERPQLVEKSNTTSEVWRYFGFQPGSDGRPENIETPVCKICFRVIPAKASNTSNLYAHLKSQHPHIYIAVKGKPNQTPTTTASSGEPSREQTNTMREIFQRKDKFDPKPREHRELTKAVTYYVTKDRMPLSTISKPGFQHLLSKFNPRYELPSKNYFSRVAVPSLYADVRKVVEKELKSADCFAATVETWTCRRNEMFLTFGVQYMDSDWVLKNHCLQTQYLPDEHSGQSLKCALEDVLEEWGLDTTNLVAVTTDNGSTIKLACELLGWKRISCFSQNLQCSLQNGLEDSRIERIIQLCRQIFSQFSRSWRKKRDFSIAQSQKGLPRNSLKADVNNNWGTTLDMLERFLEQQDAVRTVLAHDHKICRLVPTWQDIDVLESVISVLRPFREMSEALSSEKFISISAINPLIKHICNDLVREEQEELTLSFLMRMRIKRDLEMRYGDPELVHFLEKVTFIDPRFGPTCVDNLENVLQQIKGEVLAGKVAEESSLFQIGFDGLTVSPLSSCSWYDRDSPGPSQPKKAKYGGGLAKVFGKQSGDGAADKMVTTSVSLQEQLDRELDFYFKEPKLSLESCPLQWWKATQNCLPLLAKLAKKYLCISATNVTSERAFSNSSFVLTEYRSSVKPKHMDQLVFLAENLP; encoded by the coding sequence ATGGAAGGTGACGGTGACATTGTACATTGTGGATCTTCGTTCATCAAAACTGAAAGGCCTCAACTTGTGGAGAAGAGCAATACCACGTCAGAAGTGTGGCGATACTTTGGCTTCCAACCTGGTAGTGATGGTAGACCAGAAAACATTGAAACCCCAGTGTGCAAGATCTGTTTCCGTGTCATCCCAGCAAAAGCCTCAAACACGAGTAACCTTTATGCACATTTGAAATCCCAGCACCCTCATATTTATATAGCGGTGAAAGGCAAACCCAACCAGACACCAACCACCACAGCTTCTTCTGGGGAGCCAAGCCGAGAGCAGACCAACACCATGCGGGAGATCTTTCAGCGAAAAGATAAATTTGATCCAAAGcccagggagcacagagagctgaCCAAGGCGGTGACATACTATGTCACCAAGGATAGGATGCCGCTGAGTACCATTTCCAAACCTGGTTTTCAGCACCTCTTGAGCAAATTCAACCCAAGGTATGAGCTGCCAAGCAAGAACTACTTTTCCAGAGTAGCTGTTCCATCGCTTTATGCAGATGTTCGCAAAGTtgttgagaaagaattaaagagtGCAGATTGTTTTGCTGCAACTGTTGAAACCTGGACATGTCGGCGCAATGAGATGTTCTTGACATTTGGGGTTCAGTATATGGACAGCGATTGGGTTCTCAAAAACCACTGCCTGCAGACTCAGTATCTGCCAGATGAACACTCCGGTCAGAGCCTCAAGTGTGCcctggaggatgtgctggaagagTGGGGGTTGGACACAACCAACCTTGTAGCCGTCACTACCGACAATGGGTCTACCATTAAACTTGCCTGCGAGTTGTTGGGCTGGAAAAGAATTAGCTGCTTCAGCCAGAACCTGCAGTGTTCTCTCCAAAACGGTCTTGAAGACTCTCGCATTGAGCGCATCATTCAGCTGTGCCGTCAAATATTTTCTCAATTTTCACGCAGCTGGAGGAAGAAGCGGGATTTCTCTATAGCTCAGAGTCAGAAAGGCCTTCCAAGGAATTCACTGAAAGCCGATGTTAACAACAACTGGGGGACCACTTTGGATATGTTGGAAAGATTTCTTGAGCAGCAGGATGCTGTCAGAACTGTATTAGCTCATGACCATAAAATATGTCGCCTTGTTCCAACGTGGCAGGATATTGATGTTCTTGAGTCAGTTATAAGTGTTTTACGCCCTTTCCGTGAAATGTCGGAAGCCCTGTCTTCTGAAAAATTTATTTCCATTTCAGCAATAAATCCTCTTATAAAACATATATGCAATGATCTTGTGAGAGAGGAACAAGAGGAGTTGACTCTGAGTTTTTTAATGAGAATGAGAATTAAACGAGACCTTGAAATGCGATATGGAGATCCAGAATTGGTCCATTTTCTGGAGAAAGTTACATTCATTGATCCCCGGTTTGGTCCCACTTGCGTGGACAATCTGGAAAATGTCCTGCAGCAAATTAAAGGAGAGGTACTTGCTGGAAAAGTAGCTGAGGAATCATCATTATTTCAAATTGGCTTTGATGGTTTGACCGTTTCTCCACTGAGCTCGTGCAGCTGGTACGATCGCGATAGTCCAGGACCAAGTCAACCAAAGAAAGCCAAGTACGGAGGAGGACTTGCAAAGGTGTTTGGAAAGCAGAGTGGAGATGGAGCTGCAGACAAAATGGTCACTACTTCAGTCTCTCTACAAGAACAGCTCGACAGAGAGCTGGATTTTTATTTCAAGGAGCCTAAACTCTCCCTAGAGAGCTGTCCTCTTCAGTGGTGGAAAGCAACACAGAATTGCCTGCCTTTGCTGGCAAAGCTAGCCAAAAAGTACCTCTGTATTTCTGCAACGAATGTCACTTCAGAAAGAGCGTTCAGCAATAGTAGCTTTGTACTTACTGAGTATCGAAGCAGCGTGAAGCCCAAACATATGGACCAGCTGGTGTTCTTAGCAGAGAATCTCCCATGA